The region TTCATCGTCGAGGAGAGCATAAAAGCCCAGAGAAAACTCCTCGTCGGCTACAAGGGAATGCCCGGCATAAACATGAAGAAGTTCGAGGAGGCATGGAACTCCAAGCACGCAGCCATAAGCCTATCCGGCGAGCCGATGCTCTACCCCTACATGGGCGACCTGGTGGAGGAATTCTACAAGCGCGGATTTACCACCTTCATTGTCACCAACGGAACCGTTCCCGAAAGGCTGGAGGAGATGAAGAAGGAAGACAAGCTGCCGAGCCAGCTCTACGTATCCCTCACCGCCCCGGACATCAAGACCTACAACCGGGTGAACGTCCCCATGATTCCGGACGGATGGGAGAAGATAAAGGAGACGCTGGGGCTCATGAACGACGCCCAGACTAGGACGGTGGTAAGGCTGACCCTCGTCAAGGGCGAGAACATGGCCAACCCCGAGGGCTACGCGAAGCTGATAAAGCTCGCCAACCCGATGTTCATTGAGGCAAAAGCCTACATGTTCGTTGGCTATTCGCGCAACAGGCTCACCATCAACAACATGCCGCGGCACGAGGAGATTAAGGCCTTCGCCGAGGAGCTGGTGAAGCACCTGCCCGGCTACCACATTGAGGATGAATACGAGCCGAGCAGGGTCGTGCTCATAATGCGCGACGACGTTGATCCCCACGGAACCGGAATCGGTGGCAGATTCATAAAGCACTGAGGCCTGTCCCTTTGTTTTATAAGTTTTATGAAAAAGTTTATTTATTCTAGGCTCTTAGAATCAGATTAGGGGTGCAAGACTATGAGAAAGGTTTTGGCTTTAATATTGACTCTCATTATGGTGATTCCAGTTGTAAGCGCCGGGACGATAGACGGATCCGTGAAGTTCCTGGGGAGCGCCGCAGGGAACACCCAGAAAACGAGGGAAATAAGCCTTGCGCTGATTGCCCTAAGCTCCGCCAGGCATGACACGGTGGTTTCTGTTGATAAACAAATAAACGAACTCGCGGAGAATCTGATAAAAACCCAGAACCCTGATGGGGGATGGGGGCTGTACCCTAGAGAGACAAGCAACGCCCTCGATACCGCCTACGCGGTGATCGCACTTAGGATGGCTTATCCATACGTTAATCCCCTAGACAGCGAGTCGATTCTGGAGGCCGTTCGGAGGGCAACGTCATATCTGATATCCTCCAAGAACAAGGACGGATGGGGCTACGTTCCAGGGACACCAACCTATTACTATCCCACCGTGGTCTCCCTGTGGGCCCTTGGTAAGAGTGGCTACTCGTACAACAGCCGAGTTGTCCGCAACGCCCTGAAGAGCCTGGGAAACCTAACCTGTGAGATCCCCGAGTACGAGGCGCTGGCCCTCAAGTTAATAGCTTATCACAGCCTCGGTTATCCAGTTGATGATAAGGCAATTGAAAACGTTAGGAACCTCCTTCTGCAGGGAGATAACCTGACGGTAAAGGAAAAGGCCATGTTGGCCTACGCCCTCGTGCTCTACGCCCCGATGGACTTTAACACGGCAAAAATTCTCCTGAACCTCGAGAACATGGCGAAGAAAGCAAACGATGGAGTTTACTGGGCCAACAAGCCCAGCCTATTCGGTTCCACCGACATAATAGCCAGCACCGCCTTTGCCACCCTGGCTCTCTCAGCGGCATACGTCACCCCCAAAGAGGAGACGGTAGCGAACCCGTACGAACTCCCGTGCAGAGCCCTGAGGGGGCTACAGAACTATGACGGCGGCTGGGGACTGTACCTTAACTCACCGTCAAATGAAAAGGCCACTTACTACGCACTGAAGGCTATCAACGAGTGTATCCCTCCGGCATCCATCGTGGAAAGGGCCCTGAACTGGACGGAGACGAAGTTCAAGGTGGATGAGGCTTCCCTTACCCCCGGTTCCGGAATGCCGGTCGGCTACTTCTTTGCACTTGAGACCCTTCTGGAACACGGCATGCTGAACGAGACTGAAAAAGCCCAGGCCATAAAGGCAATAAAGGAGGCTCAACTTGACAGCGGGCTCTGGGGGAACACCGTGATTGGTCCCCAGCCGTATCAGACCGCGCTGGCGCTGAAGGCACTCCTCGACCTGGGAGTGAGTCCCAATGACACGACCATACAAACCGCCAAGCGCTGGCTCCTCAACATAAGTAACGGGGGATGGGGAATCCATGTCCAGACCCCCCAATTCTCGTACATGCTTAAACCCGATGTCCTCACCACGATAACAGTTCTGGAGGCCCTTGATCCGATATCGACCCCCAAGGAGCTCAAGCCCCACATCCAGTGGCTCATCAACCAGAGAACGGATGGGGGGTGGGCCTACTGGAAGGAGTACTACGTGTGGGCGAAGAACATGACGTACCCCGGGATACCAAGCGTCGAGCTCACGGTGAGGGCCACGGATCTGCTGGCAAGGTACGGGTACAATTACACCAACGAAACCCTTAATCTCGTTATGAACGCCCGCGACAGCGGTTCAATAGACAACAAAACGATAGAAACCGCGTTCACGATCATGTACCTGTCCAGGTTCCAGTACGTTCCACCGGTTAACCTCAACAACGTGGAGAGCACGCTGAACAGCGCCATCATCGACGTTATAGCTCCAAGTATGGAGAAAGTTGACGTCGATGAGATCGAGGAGAACCTGGTCGCGCTGTTTGGGGACAGATTCGAGATCCCCAACTACACTCAGATCGGTGAGGAGAACTACATCGCCATCGGCGGCTTTGATGAATTCAACGTCAGACGGTACAACCCCTACGTGAGGTTCCACGTCTCAGATGACAGCATCACCGTCGGCAACGTTACCGTACCCAGAAAAGACGCCGTGGTGCTGATACCGGGAAAGACCGCCAATGGCGTCGTTCTCTTCGTGTTGAGCGACCCGATAAACTACGATATAGTAAAAGAGATATTCAGCACCGGCTTCATCCGGTACCTCCGCGGTAACGCCATGGTACTGCTGAGGGAGGGAAGCTACGTCAGAGTAATTGTCGTGGGGTGATACTCTGTGAAGGCTCTAATCATCGGGGTCGGCCAGTGTGGGACCAAGATAGCCGACCTCTTCTCCCTCGTCAATTTTGACGCCGTCGCGATCAACACGTCGAGGGGTGACCTGGATTACCTGAAACATATCCCCCCGGAGAGAAGAATACTGGTTGGTGAAGGAGTCACCGGGGGAAAGGGGGTCAACGCTAATCCCCTTCTCGGTAGGGAAGCCATGAAGCGGGACCTACCAACGGTGATGCGCAAGATAGGCTCCCTCATAGGGTACGAGGACGTCGACATATTCTTTCTGACCTTTGGCTTCGGCGGGGGAACCGGGGCCGGGGGCACCCCCCTCCTGGCGGAGGCCCTAAAGGATGAGTACCCCGACTCCCTTGTAGTTGCCGTCGGTGCCCTGCCCCTCAGAGAGGAGGGAATAAGGCCCACGATCAACGCGGCAATAACCATAAACAAGCTCTCGAAGATGGCCGACTCTATAATAGCGATCGACAACAACAAACTCAAAGAGGGGAACGAGGACATAAGCGGGGCATACGAGAAAATAAACTACACTATCGTAGAGAGGATAGCCTCCCTCCTAGCCCTCGTGGACGTGCCCGGCGAGCAGACCCTCGACGCGAGCGACCTGAAGTTCGTCCTCAAGGCCTTCGGGAGCTTCGCGACCGTCGGGTACGCCAAAGCAGACGCGGGGAAGATAAAGAACCTGTCAAGGCTGATACTTAAGTCCTTCGAGAACGAGGGGCTTTACTTGGACGCCAACATAGAATCCGCCCTTTACGGTTTGGTGGCCATACACGGGCCCCCCGAGGCCATGAAAGCCTCCGAGATATTTGAG is a window of Thermococcus sp. DNA encoding:
- a CDS encoding cell division protein FtsZ codes for the protein MKALIIGVGQCGTKIADLFSLVNFDAVAINTSRGDLDYLKHIPPERRILVGEGVTGGKGVNANPLLGREAMKRDLPTVMRKIGSLIGYEDVDIFFLTFGFGGGTGAGGTPLLAEALKDEYPDSLVVAVGALPLREEGIRPTINAAITINKLSKMADSIIAIDNNKLKEGNEDISGAYEKINYTIVERIASLLALVDVPGEQTLDASDLKFVLKAFGSFATVGYAKADAGKIKNLSRLILKSFENEGLYLDANIESALYGLVAIHGPPEAMKASEIFEALDYLTKRIKGKQIFRGFYPDPREREIEIVTLLSGIYDSKSIEDIVVTAKQYAQSFIKAREEAEVEQKKLLSGLPDFDDVYPTEDGMEEIYDGPFPDVERATKKLRGSKDG
- a CDS encoding radical SAM protein, giving the protein FIVEESIKAQRKLLVGYKGMPGINMKKFEEAWNSKHAAISLSGEPMLYPYMGDLVEEFYKRGFTTFIVTNGTVPERLEEMKKEDKLPSQLYVSLTAPDIKTYNRVNVPMIPDGWEKIKETLGLMNDAQTRTVVRLTLVKGENMANPEGYAKLIKLANPMFIEAKAYMFVGYSRNRLTINNMPRHEEIKAFAEELVKHLPGYHIEDEYEPSRVVLIMRDDVDPHGTGIGGRFIKH
- a CDS encoding prenyltransferase/squalene oxidase repeat-containing protein, giving the protein MVIPVVSAGTIDGSVKFLGSAAGNTQKTREISLALIALSSARHDTVVSVDKQINELAENLIKTQNPDGGWGLYPRETSNALDTAYAVIALRMAYPYVNPLDSESILEAVRRATSYLISSKNKDGWGYVPGTPTYYYPTVVSLWALGKSGYSYNSRVVRNALKSLGNLTCEIPEYEALALKLIAYHSLGYPVDDKAIENVRNLLLQGDNLTVKEKAMLAYALVLYAPMDFNTAKILLNLENMAKKANDGVYWANKPSLFGSTDIIASTAFATLALSAAYVTPKEETVANPYELPCRALRGLQNYDGGWGLYLNSPSNEKATYYALKAINECIPPASIVERALNWTETKFKVDEASLTPGSGMPVGYFFALETLLEHGMLNETEKAQAIKAIKEAQLDSGLWGNTVIGPQPYQTALALKALLDLGVSPNDTTIQTAKRWLLNISNGGWGIHVQTPQFSYMLKPDVLTTITVLEALDPISTPKELKPHIQWLINQRTDGGWAYWKEYYVWAKNMTYPGIPSVELTVRATDLLARYGYNYTNETLNLVMNARDSGSIDNKTIETAFTIMYLSRFQYVPPVNLNNVESTLNSAIIDVIAPSMEKVDVDEIEENLVALFGDRFEIPNYTQIGEENYIAIGGFDEFNVRRYNPYVRFHVSDDSITVGNVTVPRKDAVVLIPGKTANGVVLFVLSDPINYDIVKEIFSTGFIRYLRGNAMVLLREGSYVRVIVVG